The Candidatus Anstonellales archaeon DNA window ATTTGGCGCTCCATTTGTTTAATATGAGATTAACGAAGGATTCGGCTTCATTTATGTTGCTCATGCGCCGATAAAGCTCTGCATTGTTGCGACCCTCAAATGTGGATTTTACCTTGCTTTTTATCTTTTCAAAATCGACAAAATCGTAAGGATCAACTGTGGAATTAAAGAAAGCAACGGCCTGGGCGTATTTTCTCACAAGATCAAGTCCTTTTTCAACAGATATCTCGCCATAGAGAATTCTCTCCAGAAGTCCCACTTCTGGAAGTTTTGAGTCGCAGGCTGGATGGGCAACAACTATAAGAAGCCGCTTCCCATAGTTTTGGGTAAGTTCAGATAGGATTTTTTCTGCATCTTTTGTTACGTGGGTGCTTGGAGCATAATCATAGTAGCCGCCAATAAAGTATTTTTCATAGATCTCCCTTTCAAGTTGGGGAGAATTTCCAATGAGGAGTATGTGTGGCCCGTTGGGGTTGGGGTTTGGCCCGGTATGCTTTGAAGGAAGCCAAGGTTCACGAAAATAGAGAGGTAGAGTTGCTTCTATGCCTGGAAGTGCAGTTATGTTGGCTTGAGAAAGGGTTTTTTCCATCTTCAGGAATAGGATATATTTGAAGTTGTTGTGCATCGTTTGGATAAAGTAATCAGTGTGAGCAAATGCAGCATTGATTGCACAGGAACCAAATGAAGAAACGCCATCATCAAGCATCATTTTGGTGGTATTTAATAGCACTTTATCTATCTTGCCAAGATGAAAGTGCATCTGAATAAAATAAACATTTTTGGGTTTTTTTGAGCTTTCCCGCTGTACTGCTTCTACGAGGGTATCAATGAATTTTGTGCCTTTGAGGCCCATCTTCTCAGACAAAGAAATTACAGTATGTTTATATGCGAGAGCTGCAGCTTCTCTACTCTCATCTGGATTTAGAAAAAACGCCCTGAACTTATCTCCTGCCGTTTCAAGAAGTACAAAGAAATTGGAGCCGCCTTCAAGCCCTCGATTAAACATAAATCTTGCGTTGCTTGTGAAGGGTTCACCATCTACAAGCGGAAATCCTATGCGTTTCATTTCTGCTATTACGTCTCGTGTTCGAGTCGGGACTACGCTCTTTTTTATTATTGACATACGCACGGCAGACATGTTTATTTTATTGGAAAGAAATGGATATAAAGGTTTATGTTTTGATTGCTGGTAGGTTAAAGCTTTAAAGGCATGGAAGGGACTAATAAAAGAAAGTTCCTAAGCTAGCTAATAATGATTAATAAGACAATTTGATTAAGATGAAATGTATGAACCGGATAGTCTTATTACGACATGGGGAAAGTATCTGGAATAAGGAGAACAGATTTACAGGGTGGGTTGATGTTCCTCTCTCCAAAAAAGGGAGGAGAGAGGCTAGAGAGGCAGGCAGAATATTGAAAGAGAAAGGATATACGTTTGATGTTGCTTATTGTTCCGTTCTCAAGCGCGCAATAGAGACTTTGGAGATAGTGCTTGATGAATTGGGGATAGCGCCCCAGATAAAATACTCATGGAGACTAAATGAGAGACACTATGGCTCGCTGCAAGGCTTAAACAAAGCTGAGATGGCAAAAAAATTCGGAGAGGAACAAGTAATGGCTTGGAGAAGGAGTTATTCTATAAGGCCGCCTCCGCTTAGCAGGACGGAAGCTGAGAAACTCGTGAAGGCACCTCTATATGCAGGAATAAAAATGTCAGAAATACCGCGATGCGAATCTTTAAGAGACACGGTTGCAAGACTTCTCCCTTATTGGAAAAAAGAGATTGCGCCTATGATAAGAGCTGGAAAGCGGGTGTTGATTTCGGCACACGGAAACAGCATTCGAGCAGTTGTGAAATATCTTGACAGGATATCTGATAGTGAGATTGTCTCGCTTAACATACCAACAGGTATCCCTCTTGTTTATGAGCTAGACTCCAACCTAATGCCTATTAGGCATTATTACTTGGGAGATGAAGAAAAAATCAAAAAGATGATTGAAAAAATAGCCAATGCAGGGAGAGTTAAAGCCATCTGAAAAAGTAGTAGGACTGCTTAAAAAACTTTATGAAGAAAACAACATAGCAGATAAACTGAGATAACTCGCAAATAGATAGATAGCTTCAAATAATAAAAGGAGGTGTTTTTTGTGAGTAGGGTAGTAAGAAAAGAAGAATATGGTCCAATAGAAATCAAAGTTGGAGGAGAGTCAAGATGGATTTGTATGTGTGGACTGTCAAAAAATGGACCGTTCTGTGATGGGTCACACCAAAAAACCAAAGGCGAAGAGGAAGGGGTGTTGTACGAGTATATGCCTGATGGTAGGAGAAGGAAAGTAAAGATACAGCCTATTTGATGTTCTATTTGAATTTGATTATTACTGACTTAATTTATCTCTCAAATTTACGGCTCTTTGAGGCCAGTTCAAAACCTTGTTTGTGGTAGAACCAAAAACGCTATGAGCGGAAACGGCCCAAAAATGAAAAGAGGGAAATAGAAGGGTCGGCTTGTTGGCTTGTTTTTTCATGACCCCAGACTTTCTTTTATGGCAGAGTCAAATGTTTCGTAAGGATAAGCTCCACTTATTATTTTACCATTTATAATAAAGCCTGGAGTGCCAAAGATGCCTAAGCTTTGACCTAATGCTGCATTTTCGTTTATATAAGAGTCATATTTGTTTGAGGAAAAACAGCTATTGAAGGCAGAGACGTTTAGGCCCGGAAGTTTTGAAATCCATTCCTTTAGTTGCTCTTCACTATATTGCACGGTTGAGCCGCCTGTTCCTTGTCCAGTGAAAATTGCATCATGCGCTTCCCAGTACTTTCCTTGTTCTCCTGCACACCTAGCTGCCTTTGCGGATGGAAAAGCTGCTGGATGGAATGATAAGGGATAATCAAAAAATGCTAAAAGAACCTTTCCTGTATCGATATAATTTTTCTTTATATCAGGATAAACAAAGTTGAAGTGTCTTCTGCAAAATGGACACTGATAATCTGAAAACTCAAACATTATGACTTTTGCGTCTTTGCTGCCAAGTGTTGCTGCTGCCTTTGGAAGAAGAGATTTCATTGCGTCATAGGTTAAAACAACCCCCTGTCCTGAAGGGGGGGTAGAGTCAGTTGGTTGTTGAGGAACTTTTGGTAAATTGTCAGACGGGCTTGGAGCCTGTTTTGAATCTGATGGGGGTGGGCTACTTGCAGAACTTATACGTATTTTTGCAAGCTCGTTTGATATGTTTGTTCCTGAATAAACAAGTGAAAGAGATATTAAGATAGCTCCAAGGACGATAGAGGCAGCAAGAATTGCGTGTGCTCCTTGGAGGATGTTTGATTCGGTCAAGATATCACCCCTCTATGAATGCGATACGGGAATTTTATATGCAAACAAATAAAAACCTTTTAACAAAAGGGCAACATACGTTGCTTATTATACCCTTATTATACCATTAATTAAGTATAAAATTGGAGAGAAAAAGAGGTCTCCATCTAAAGATTTTCTTCTTAAGAAATGAAGAGGTACTGTGTGCGTGAAAGCTTTTGAGCAAGCTCGAGTTGCCTTTTAGTTTTCTTTCCTCCATAGAAAAGTCTCTCAAGCCCTACCCAAACTGAAAACCATCCAAACGGAATAAGAAGTACTTCAACCACTTCTGAAAATTCTGAAGATGGAGGAACCTTTTTTAAAATCGAGCTGGAGTAATATCACCAAAAGTCCGCATAGAATGAGGAGAAAGCCGGTTTGTTTTTGCTTTTTATCTTCGCGAAAGAGTTTGAGCATCCTAAGACGAAAGTATCCTTGCAGTCTTTTTATTATCTGCTCCTCAAATTTTTCTTTTAGTCTCTCTTTTGGAAGGTAGAACCTTACCTCTATTTTACCTCCTGCACCCTCAAAGATTCTTCTTTCAAGCTCTTTTAGAAAATCTGCAGATATTTGGCGTCCAGGAAAAAGATGGGGATCAAAATCCAAGAGGGTGTCATCATAACTATTAAGAGCTATACGTATATCTCGGACTTCGACTACAGATTCATATGGTCTTTGTTCCTGAAGCTTCTCTTTTTTTCTCCAATCATACAATTTTTCTTAACTCATACAGTAACATTTATAGAAAGAAAATTTAAATAGCTAAAAACCACAGATTAGCTTGTGAAGTCTTACACGAAATACCTCTGGATGGATACACGCAAGAGGATAGAATTCGTAAATATACATCGAGACGTAGAGGAGGCCATAACCGAATCTGGAGTAAAAGAAGGTCTTGTTCTTGTAAATGCGATGCATATAACAGCTTCAGTTTATATCAACGATGCAGAGCATGGCCTACTTCATGATTATGAGGAATGGCTTAAGAGACTTGTACCAATGGATATTGAATATAGGCATAACCTCACTGGGGAGGATAATGCGTATGCTCATTTGATGAGAACAATAATGGGAAGGGAAGTTGTTGTTGCAATCACAAATGGAAAGATGGACCTTGGGCCATGGGAACGGATTTATTATGCTGAATTTGATGGGCAGAGAAAAAAGCGAGTAATGATAAAGATTATTGGTGAATGAGTGGTTGAGGATTATCAGGGATAGAGTTGGAGAACGCATTTTCTGTATGACGGTAAGTGAATGAATGACCTCTAAGTTTTGGTATAGGATAAGAGTAGCGTAGGATGTTTAACAAAGAGGCACATGACTAAAAGTCGCTATATCGGCTTAGCTTGGGAGCATAATTAACCAGGTTGGGATTTCTTGGGGCAACTTTCACTATAGTCTTGAAGGAGTTCTTTATATCTGAGACAATCATCTGCGACCGTTATTGTATCATAGAGACACTGGGCTTTTTGAGGACCGTAAACTATGTTGATACAAATGGCAGGAGAGTTTAGTTCTGTTGCTTTTAAGTAATAGCACGTATCCCTCTTATCTGAAATTTCGCACTCTTCGATTTTGGATGGAGAGGGAAGCTGCAGTTCCTCAGTTTGGGTGCTTTTAGGCTCGCCGCTAATATCACTACTCTGGGAAGTGGACGAAGTTTGTGAGGGGGGATTGTTGCTTGGCCCTCCTTCAGTTGCCGTCGACTGCGTCTGGAGCGATGTTTGTTGATTTATGCACCCAATGATTAGTAAAAGGAAAAAGGTGGAAAAAACAAAAAGTTCACCGTTCTTCATTGTAGGCTACCCCTGTAAAGGACTTCATCGTATTAATGTTTGAGACGGTTGCTTTAATAAGCTTTTTCGTTGTAGCTTTGGGATGTTATGGAAAGCTTCCTTTATGCTGTTGCATCTGCTCTTTTAATTAGTGTGCTTTCGTTTTTAGGGGCGTTTTTTTTGCTTTCAAAAAAACGGAGAGATAAAGGGCTTATATTGATGATGGTAGCTTTTGCGTCTGGCTCAATGCTTGGTGCATCTTTTTTTGACCTCATACCTGAAGCTTTTGAGGAAGTAGGAACTTTCTCGACCTATTTCATTTTTTTTGGCATAATTATTTTTTTGCTACTTGAGTCGTATGTTCATTGGCATCACTGCACAATTGAAGAATGCGGTATTTACAGTAAAAAATCAATGGGATATATGAATTTAATAGCTGACGGCATACACAATTTTATTGATGGAGTTATTATTGCATCTGCTTATCAAATAGATATTGGAAGCGGAATAGTTGCAACTATAGCGATTGCATTGCATGAGATACCACAGGAAGCAGGCGATTTTGCCGTGTTGATCCATGCGGGCTTTGGGAGATCGCAGGCTTTGATTTACAATTTTGTATCTGCAATACTTGCATTGGTAGGAACTTTTTTTGGATTTTTGTTTTTATCTTTGTTTGAATACCTTATTCCTTATTTTGCATCAGTTGCGGCAGGAGGATTCATTTATATCGCAACGGCTGATTTGTTTCCTGAAATTTCAAAGCATATTTCAAAGCATCGAAACATAAAGCGGCTCTCGTTACAGATTATATCCCTTTTTCTTGGGTCTGGGATTATTTTTATGGTAGTTAATTTTGTTGGCAGGTAAGTATGAATAAGATTAAAGAAGCTGGCTTGTAGAAGGAAGGGAGGTATAATTGGATGGCTGCTCTGGGGAGCGATACTCTACTCATGTTCAACATGCATCCTCGGAAACGGACTTCTTGTTTTGGATGGGATTAAAGAGAAGCTTAAATAAAAACATGAAACAAAAAGAAAACTAGTTTTAGGACTCAGTATTAAAAGGGATAAGATCTTTATCTGAGTATGTAAGTTTTATTATGAAGCTGATAAGTCGATTTGAGAGGTAGTTTAGTACATGGAAAGATTCAGCGAAGAAGAAATGGAGCTTCTGTCTAGGTATTGTACTAACATTGATGGAAATATTTTCGCACTGATTAATCTCCCTCAAACAGTGTGCGGTGCTTTGTTTTCAAGGTATTCGCGCTCGCCAAAATCTCTTCGCCGAGTACTCCTAGAAGAGTTTATTCAAAAACCAGAAAGCGAATTTAAGGAGATAGTTGGCGATGTAAACGCAACAGATAATCAGATTATTGCAACAAAGAAAGCAGAAGAGTTTTATGAGAGAGTGCTGGTAGGGTATGGAGACGATTCTGTGGCTGAATTAGGAGGAGCTCATATCGCATGCGAAAATATTTCAAATATCGCAACAAAGTTTTTGCAGGATTCGAGAATTGGAATATCCCCTCTTGAAAAATCGACCAGATATGTGTATTTTGACCACAAGGACGAGAATGGACAATACGGCTTTTATAGGGATAAAAAAATAATGGAAAGCCGATTTGCTGATGAGTACGTTCAAGTTTGCAATAATTTGTTTGAGTTATATTCGTCCCTCATTGAGCCGATGAGTAAATATATTATGGAAAAACACCCTCCTCCGGAGGGATTAAGCGAAAGAGCTTATGCTTCAACTGTACGAGCAAAAGTGTGTGATGTTTTGAGAGGGATCCTACCTGCTTCTACGCTCACGAATGTAGGCCTATATGGAAATGGAAGGGCATTTGAGTATCTACTTACAAAAGCTTACTCAAGCCCACTTGGGGAAATAAGAGAAATCGGAGCAAAGATGTATGAGGAACTTAGAAAGGTTATTCCTTCTTTTGTAAAGAGAGCGACCGACAAGTATGGGGTTGCTTATCAGGAATATCTCAAAGAAAGTGCCAATGATACTGCAAAGGAGGTTTTGTCCTTATTAAAAAGATATGAAGGAAAGTTTGGAAGCGAAGCCGAAAAAGATGATGTAGTCTTGGTTGACTATGATAGGGATGCAGAAGACAAGATAATCACAGCAATAATTTTTCCTCACGCTAATAGCGGACTTGATAGGATAATGGAGAAAGTTAAGAAACTAAGTCCTGATGAAAAAAGAAGGATAATAGAAGCTTATGTAGGAAAAAGAAAAAATCGTAGGCATAAACCTGGAAGGGCATTTGAACACGTGTATTATACATTTTCGCTTCTTGGAAATTTTGGGATGTACAGAGACCTCCACAGACATAGAATTCTTACGCAAGAACGCCAACTTCTAACTACAAAACATGGCTTTGATATGCCGCCTGAGATAGTTGAGATTGGGCGGGAGAAGGAAGTAAGCGAGGCTATTGGATTGGCATCTGAACTTTTTGAAAAAATGGAGAAAAGCAACCCTCTCGAAGCTCAATATGTCGTGCCTCTCGGCTGTAGGGTTCGCTGGTATATAAAGATGAATCTTAGAGAAGCATTCCATTTTGTTGAGTTGCGGTCAATGATGCAGGGGCATCGAGACTATCGGCGTGTAGCACAAAAAATCTACTTAAAGATAGGCGAAGTACACCCTTATCTTGCATCATATATGAGGTTTGTGGATATGGAAGAGCACCCCCTTGAAAGGCTTGAAGCTGAAAAAAGGATAGATAAGAAGATGGAGAAGCTAAAAGGGAATTAATTCTTCCTTTTGACTGCTCGTTTAAGGGTGTCGAGTGCAAGTAACGCGCATTTTAAACGGGCAGCGGTTGGTACAAATCCTATGTTTTTAAAGAGGTCATCCCCACTAAATGATATAATCTCGTCTATTGTCTTGCCAATAGCAATGGAGCAAAGGATATCAGCACATGCTATAGAAATTGCACATCCGCCGCCTTCAAACTTTATATCTTTTACTTTACCTTTACTTAATTTAGCACTTATTTCTATATAGTCTCCACAGAGATAGTTGGAACTTGCAGATCTGGCATTTGCATCTTTCATCTTTCCCCTGTATTTTGGGTTTTTATAGTGTTCAAGGATTATATCTTTGTATATGTGAGTGTGAGTCACTTGAAAACCTCCTTTGCTTTTTCTAACCCATCAATAAGAGCAGTTACATCGCTTTTGGTATTATATAGATAGAAACTTATGCGCGCTGTGGAGGTGAGACCTAGAGACTCGTGAAGTGGCATTGCACAGTGATGACCTGCACGAATGCAGATATTTTGGTCATTTAAAAAAGTGGCTAGATCGTGTGGATGGATACCCTCAACGTTAAAGGGGATTACTCCGACTCTATGGTGTAATTTACTGCCATAAAGATGCACATTATTTATTTCTTCTAATCGTTTAATTGCGTATTTAACAAGTTCTAGTTCATGTTTATGCACTCGATCCATACCTATTTTTTTGAGGTATTCCACTGCGACTCCAAAGGATATTGCTTCACCTATTGGAGGGGTTCCTGCTTCAAATTTTGCAGGAGGGGAAGCAAATTGTGTAAATGAAAGCCTCACTTCGTTTATTGCTCCTCCACCTCCAAACACGGGCTTTAAGAAATCAAGATGTTCTTTTTTGATGTAGAGGATCCCT harbors:
- the gpmA gene encoding 2,3-diphosphoglycerate-dependent phosphoglycerate mutase, with translation MNRIVLLRHGESIWNKENRFTGWVDVPLSKKGRREAREAGRILKEKGYTFDVAYCSVLKRAIETLEIVLDELGIAPQIKYSWRLNERHYGSLQGLNKAEMAKKFGEEQVMAWRRSYSIRPPPLSRTEAEKLVKAPLYAGIKMSEIPRCESLRDTVARLLPYWKKEIAPMIRAGKRVLISAHGNSIRAVVKYLDRISDSEIVSLNIPTGIPLVYELDSNLMPIRHYYLGDEEKIKKMIEKIANAGRVKAI
- a CDS encoding CDGSH iron-sulfur domain-containing protein, with protein sequence MSRVVRKEEYGPIEIKVGGESRWICMCGLSKNGPFCDGSHQKTKGEEEGVLYEYMPDGRRRKVKIQPI
- a CDS encoding thioredoxin domain-containing protein, whose translation is MTESNILQGAHAILAASIVLGAILISLSLVYSGTNISNELAKIRISSASSPPPSDSKQAPSPSDNLPKVPQQPTDSTPPSGQGVVLTYDAMKSLLPKAAATLGSKDAKVIMFEFSDYQCPFCRRHFNFVYPDIKKNYIDTGKVLLAFFDYPLSFHPAAFPSAKAARCAGEQGKYWEAHDAIFTGQGTGGSTVQYSEEQLKEWISKLPGLNVSAFNSCFSSNKYDSYINENAALGQSLGIFGTPGFIINGKIISGAYPYETFDSAIKESLGS
- a CDS encoding secondary thiamine-phosphate synthase enzyme YjbQ, with amino-acid sequence MKSYTKYLWMDTRKRIEFVNIHRDVEEAITESGVKEGLVLVNAMHITASVYINDAEHGLLHDYEEWLKRLVPMDIEYRHNLTGEDNAYAHLMRTIMGREVVVAITNGKMDLGPWERIYYAEFDGQRKKRVMIKIIGE
- a CDS encoding ZIP family metal transporter; translation: MESFLYAVASALLISVLSFLGAFFLLSKKRRDKGLILMMVAFASGSMLGASFFDLIPEAFEEVGTFSTYFIFFGIIIFLLLESYVHWHHCTIEECGIYSKKSMGYMNLIADGIHNFIDGVIIASAYQIDIGSGIVATIAIALHEIPQEAGDFAVLIHAGFGRSQALIYNFVSAILALVGTFFGFLFLSLFEYLIPYFASVAAGGFIYIATADLFPEISKHISKHRNIKRLSLQIISLFLGSGIIFMVVNFVGR
- a CDS encoding FAD-dependent thymidylate synthase, with the translated sequence MERFSEEEMELLSRYCTNIDGNIFALINLPQTVCGALFSRYSRSPKSLRRVLLEEFIQKPESEFKEIVGDVNATDNQIIATKKAEEFYERVLVGYGDDSVAELGGAHIACENISNIATKFLQDSRIGISPLEKSTRYVYFDHKDENGQYGFYRDKKIMESRFADEYVQVCNNLFELYSSLIEPMSKYIMEKHPPPEGLSERAYASTVRAKVCDVLRGILPASTLTNVGLYGNGRAFEYLLTKAYSSPLGEIREIGAKMYEELRKVIPSFVKRATDKYGVAYQEYLKESANDTAKEVLSLLKRYEGKFGSEAEKDDVVLVDYDRDAEDKIITAIIFPHANSGLDRIMEKVKKLSPDEKRRIIEAYVGKRKNRRHKPGRAFEHVYYTFSLLGNFGMYRDLHRHRILTQERQLLTTKHGFDMPPEIVEIGREKEVSEAIGLASELFEKMEKSNPLEAQYVVPLGCRVRWYIKMNLREAFHFVELRSMMQGHRDYRRVAQKIYLKIGEVHPYLASYMRFVDMEEHPLERLEAEKRIDKKMEKLKGN
- a CDS encoding iron-sulfur cluster assembly scaffold protein, which produces MTHTHIYKDIILEHYKNPKYRGKMKDANARSASSNYLCGDYIEISAKLSKGKVKDIKFEGGGCAISIACADILCSIAIGKTIDEIISFSGDDLFKNIGFVPTAARLKCALLALDTLKRAVKRKN